In the Gavia stellata isolate bGavSte3 chromosome 17, bGavSte3.hap2, whole genome shotgun sequence genome, TGCCCCTCGGGAAACGCAGAGAAGTAACGTTTAGCTTTGTGATCGCAGTCAAACGGTTTAATCTGGGTAGCTGCTGATGAAACCAGTGGGCCTGCTCCTGAGCTAAGTTGTTACAGACAACTGTGTGCAACTGTGCATAAAATCTAGCCCAGGGTCAGCACTTTGATCACCATTGCACAAGCCAACAGTACAATGCTCATCTCTTTGGCTTTAAACCAGTATGATTCTGCAGCCTTTAGTGAGCTATCATGTCACCATCATTCCCGTATATGTCGAGTAGCACAAAGTAGTACCTGTTGAAGTGTTGCTTTATGCACAACAGTTagtaagaggaaaaactgaagatGGATGCTGCAAGTTTTGAAGTTTATGAGAATTCAGGTGCCTGAAACAAGGTTTAGATAGATACTAATGACCTAAATCCAAAATCATTAATCTATTTCCAGCTCCCCTCTTCCCATCTCACCCCTAAGATCCACTGAGCAGCTGTCTAATCTTGGAGATTACCTGTCTATCTGATGGTCTGGAGATCACCAGAGATTGTCTGTCTGACCTCACGTACTGCCTACAGTTCAGCATTCTGCACATGCTGAGGGTCACCTTCTCTGAGTAACTAGGGGCAATAGATCCTGCCTAAAACACAGCGAGATTCAAGAGAGCCAGAGTAGTGTCTCAGTCCCCTGAGAGGCTTGAACTGACACTTACACAGAGATCAAACACCTGCTCAAGAACAACTTGAAACTCAAGATGAAACAAGCACGACAGTCAGAACCATTTTCACCCCTAAGTACAACCAGTGTCTTTCTTATTCGGACCTACTGAGTTAGTTAGTAGAGCTCAGATCACCACCCTCCAAATACTTCTTTCTTGTCCATAAGATTTTTAGGAGACTATTTTTGTTCCAGAGAAAATATCATGTAATGACTACATGATCTTACCTGTTGGAAGCATTTTTGGTACAACAGTAAATAATTGTGTTACCTGAGCAGTAGTAATTACTAGAATCAGCAGTGTAGAACAAGTCAAAATTACAGTTTGCTTTTAATCTGATAAAAATCTCAATCCTCTCCCACTCTCCCTCTGAGTCTAAAGGACAAGTTAAAGTTAAATGTAAGaccttcttttcatttttaaatcttccttcctgctcctccctTGCCCCCTGCTAGGCAGCATTGTTGACTCCATAATAACGTGATGATCTGCCCAACTGACTTAGTTCTTAATGAGGCCTTGCAAATTTAATACCTTTAATGGTCATAATTAGGGATCATTAGACTCTTGAGACTGATGTCTATGTGAGATATTTTGATCAGCCCTACAAGTTGTCTTAAACGTAGCATAGGTTCTAAATTACATCTTCTTGTAATGTTTCGAACAAGGCATGGTCCTCTAATTCTCACCTAACACTCTTTTAAAGGCCAGAAATTTCTTTAGCGTCTTTTGTACCATAACTCTTGCTTGGGTGTCACTTTCGTCTTGCTGTCACGTTGGCTTCCTTTACCTGTTTAAGTTTTCAGGCTTTCTGGGTAAATGGATAAACCTTGATACCGAGCTGAAGTGCAGACCACATGCAGATTGTTGAATAGTGATCATACTGCAGCCAGTTTTTTTCAGACTGTCTGCTGGGACAGACCAAACAGTTGGGTTCAAACTCTGTTAATAGTTTGTAATAATAGTGGACTGAATTCTGGTGTCTAATATTTTCTAGCAGGACTCAAAATGTTACAACAGACCAGGAAAAAAGGTTACTTCAGCAACTCCGAGAAATTACTAGAGttatgaaagaaggaaaattcatAGATGGCATGTCTCCTGAGAAGGAAGCTGAAGAAGCTCCTTACATGGAGGACTGGGAAGGTAAGCAAGAACCTTTTTCACCATTACCCTGATGAGAAAAATTGAATAAGGATTACTTACAGTCCCAGATCCTTTCAAAGTTTTTTGTTAACTTTACCCTTCCTTTTCAGAAGTCAGTGTTCAAAACTTTGCAAGAGGTGGTTTGTTTTCCCAACcataatagaaagaaaatagcttttgAGGCATCCAGCATTTCCTTTAGTGTAAACACTACACTGTCTGCTGCCAAAAGTGGCATATGAATATTTACATATGCTCCATCTGCTGCTGGGTCTTGCTGCTGTAGgtttatatttttccctttctttgctgGGCTAGATTTCATGCAAAATCATAAAACCCTTGGAAATCAGAATCAATATGTTTTGGATAACTTACAGTTTTTACTTGTGATTAGTCATTCTTTGTTTGTTCCAATGTTGTAAAAGTCAACTCCAGGaagtctgtcttttaaaaaattccttattttaatgttctttctgttcctTGGTGTTTACTTGTTACATAAATGTGTTTTCAAGATACCCTAGTatcataattttaaatgcagacttaattccttgctttttaagaagctttcaaaaatgaTCCAAAACATAAAGCATAAACAGTGGCctccagctctgttttcttaagACTAGTTCATGatgcattttctaaaatgaaatgcacAAAGTCATTGACATACCTGTTTTTTCAACTTTATAAATAATGCTGTTCATAGCAGAAGTCTTCAAAACATGGATCAGTCAATCtgtagacagaaaaaaaaaaaaaaaaaattgatccATTTGAAGATCTAAGACACGCAGTTTTCATCTGCTGGCTCCCATAGCTTTCAGCAAAGCTCAGATATTCACTCCTGAAAGTCAGGGTTGATATCCTGCCTCCCTAAAAATAAGTGGAGTTTTCTCATCATCTCCCAAGAAGTCATGTTTTGCGCATTCCTGACATGGATTTAATACTGTGACATATTCATGGCATTAAATAGATGACACTTATACTGGCAGTGCTAAAAACAACTGTTCTAACAAACTTATGCATCCATCTCTGAAGTCAGTACTACTTTTAAATGCTGGTAACACTTCAAGCTGCATGTTGCTTTATTCCTAAGGTTATCCAGAAGAGACCTATCCTGTCTATGATAATTCTGATTGCTTCAAGCGCAAACAGGACACAATCCTTGTAGATTACCCTGACCTGAGCCAGCCCTCTGCAGAAGAACTGGCAGAAAGAATGGAGGGCATGGAAGATGAGGAGCATCTGTGCAATGAAACCCTGCTATCATCTGATCTCACCATGGGAAGGGGTGGTCATGATTTAATGCAGAAAAAGGATGAGGTAACTGGCATCAGTGAAGATGAGAGGGACCTTCATCACAGCCAAAGCATTGaggattgctgctgctgttacgAGGACGATGATCCTGCTGTCATTGCAGAGAACACTGGATTCCACTCTGAGAGCTGCAGCGAAGCAGAAGAGTCAACCCAAGAGGACCTGTCTGTGgagtcagaaaatgaaaatgcagcacTGAAAAATCAAGAAGCCAGTGATTCAGATGAAGCAGGCAGACTGAGAAAGCGTAACACGAAAGGACTTGAGTAATAGGGACAATAGTGGATGTTACCTAGATGGTGAAGGTAGAGGTCATAAACTGTCATTTGTCTGGTTTTTGTTCCTGATGAAGACTTCTCTGCGTTCATCTCCTTGTACCAATTTCATTCCCGTGGTAACCATCAGTCACATCATCTACCTGAACTAGAAGCCAATGCCCTCTTTCATGCAGTCTTGTCATGGCTTACCATGATGTTGCCAACAGCGCTTGGTCCTTGCTTTTTGGAGACTGGTATCTTGGAGCAGGTTATTCAGTTCAGATATTTGtgattctttcatttctgattcTGAAGAAACAGTCCTTGGTTTTGCCCTTTGTTATCCCAGAGTTGACCAAATGTCTCTTCTGACTTTCTCAAAAACATCTGTTTGTGTGCTACCAGTTATGAAAATTAATCAAATCCGTATATATTTATGAGATTACCAGGAAACTGGAGGAGAAGGTATGCCTTCTTTCTCTTACCTGAATGTTAACTGATCAGCAGAACAGACCACAGTCACACACTTGACTCTTTCTCAACTGTGTCATTGCTGCTGTACGCCTGAGAAACTGTTGTGACTGCAACCCACAAAATTCATATGCAACCCAACCCACAGCCCATTTCCCAGCTTATTCCATGCTGCAGGACCGGTAGCCTAATCTATGTTGTGTTCCAGGAAGAGCGTGAGCAAGGCTGAAGTGTTATGAGTTGTTATTTGTCTTTGCCATAGCTGTGGTGCAACGTCTTGGTGAAACTCCCAGATCAGTGCAGGAATTGGACCATACGTTGTGTTAGAAGAGAACACTAAAAATATTCCAGgggattaagaaaaaaaaacagcagtgaGAAGGCTTGTCCTTAAAACTAGAAAATAGAGCAAGAGTGAACCTCAGCCTGAAAAGAAACCCCGCCGCCTCCAGGCCCCAGGGACCTCCCTTAGTGGTCTCCGACAGACTCCTCGCGTGGCACCGGCACAGCGGCCCAAAGGACAGcaggccctctcctccctcGGGGCTCCATGGGGAGGAGACGGCACCTCTCCACACTGCAGGGGCAGGGCCAGGGAGGAAGGGCCCACGCAACACTTGGCAATCAGCAATTGATTTGTGGAGTGCTGGGAGACCTCGCACGGGCTGGCTGCGCCCCCCTTTCCCACCGGTGGGATGTCTGGATGCTTCGCCCCCTCTCAGCCACTGTCAGGCACGGGGAGCTGCGCCACTTGCAGGGAGCCGGGTTGGTGGGGGGTCACTGAGGACCCCCGACCCTCCTGGAACACCCTGGCCACCATCTCGTCCAGGGAAGCCCAGGCATgggatgaggagggggct is a window encoding:
- the RIC3 gene encoding protein RIC-3 isoform X1, encoding MAYSTCCRVAMVSCLVLCVSLLLPRTFLSRGGGRQEPGAAPLAAPAPPEGKLGRFPPRMHYQATPDSRAAPHFPRSHLAEAVAKAKAGGGGGGSTGGSGRGLVGQIIPIYGFGIFLYILYILFKLASKGKTTAGERKCPTAAPGNMKRKITDYELTQLQEKLRETEEAMEKLMNRVGPNCDSRTQNVTTDQEKRLLQQLREITRVMKEGKFIDGMSPEKEAEEAPYMEDWEGYPEETYPVYDNSDCFKRKQDTILVDYPDLSQPSAEELAERMEGMEDEEHLCNETLLSSDLTMGRGGHDLMQKKDEVTGISEDERDLHHSQSIEDCCCCYEDDDPAVIAENTGFHSESCSEAEESTQEDLSVESENENAALKNQEASDSDEAGRLRKRNTKGLE
- the RIC3 gene encoding protein RIC-3 isoform X2; the protein is MAYSTCCRVAMVSCLVLCVSLLLPRTFLSRGGGRQEPGAAPLAAPAPPEGKLGRFPPRMHYQATPDSRAAPHFPRSHLAEAVAKAKAGGGGGGSTGGSGRGLVGQIIPIYGFGIFLYILYILFKLASKGKTTAGERKCPTAAPGNMKRKITDYELTQLQEKLRETEEAMEKLMNRVGPNCDRTQNVTTDQEKRLLQQLREITRVMKEGKFIDGMSPEKEAEEAPYMEDWEGYPEETYPVYDNSDCFKRKQDTILVDYPDLSQPSAEELAERMEGMEDEEHLCNETLLSSDLTMGRGGHDLMQKKDEVTGISEDERDLHHSQSIEDCCCCYEDDDPAVIAENTGFHSESCSEAEESTQEDLSVESENENAALKNQEASDSDEAGRLRKRNTKGLE